The Anolis sagrei isolate rAnoSag1 chromosome 6, rAnoSag1.mat, whole genome shotgun sequence genome includes the window CTCCTAGGTATGTCTATCCATCAGAGCCTGTGACATGGTTGCAGTGATGTTTCCTTCTTCGTGAATTGAGACCTCATAACACATGAAAATataagcatcctaggacgcttctGCCCCAGTTAATCCATGAGGTCCCTTGCCACTGATCAGATGACGTGGGCTGACTTCCAGCAGCGCTCCGTGAGGTGAACTGAGGCCACCAACACAGGAGCCTCCCCCTGTTCCATTAGAAACAACAGGGCTACCACGGGCTTAAGCTGTGCAATGACGTTTCCCCACGTGTGATGGGGAAGAGTCAGCGGCTGACCAGAGACCTAGTATCACCCTGCTGCTGCACCAATTTGCTATGGAGGCAGGTGAATGGCAACACTGGATCTCATCCATGTGAAGAGGACCTCTGTTAATTGGCTTACACACCATTTCCTTCCAATACCATCAGAAAGGGGCCATAGAGAAATAAGCAGATGAAGAAGCAGCAAGTTCATATATTATGGATGCACATGTAAATATCTATTCACAAACCCATGCTGATGTCTGTACCATTGTTTGATCAGACAAAAAGTAGAAGTTGGGCAAGATAGTGAGCAAGCGGTCTAATACGTTGGAGGATGACCACTGGGTGCTACATGGCTTGCTCTGCAAACTGGTCTGCAGTACTTAAATACAATATGTTTTAATCTACTGTGTTTCTTTAGTTCTAAGATACACTTTTTtgcccatataaacatctctaaaatggggTGAGTCTTAGAATGCttttaaatatgtatatgtattctttttctgttggtggttATGAAATTAGAGTGTGTCTTAAAATTCATGGCATCTTcgaatcaaagaaatatggtacGTGTGAAACTGATTTCACACAAAAATTATATTGGGCAATGTATCTGGAAGCATTCATGCTTGAAACATTTATGTGACagttaatttaaaagaaaactttatGAAGATCAAGCGCCCGCAGAATTTAACACCATAAAAAGGTCTATAAAATATTATATGCTTAATGATTAAGATGAAAGCGGAATGAAAGAATGGGGAATTTCGCCACTCATAGGACTTGCAAAACCAGTGGGTTCAGCCAAGATAAGAGAACAAAGTATTATCAGTAATGACTGCCAGTAACTGATACATAACCTGTCGTCTATAATATCTATGCAAACAGAAGCAAAGCAGGCTCTGACTCATCTCTCCAAGAGATTAATTTCTTCAGCATTGTTAGAGATAGATAGTCACTCCAGCTTTAGTACAATAGCAACAGTGTAAAGAGCTATCCCTCATCGGCATTAAGGTTGTACATCTTCATTTATTTCATCCTAGCATGCAAGAACAAGGAATTTCTAAAGCTTTCACCTCGATGGATGAGATGACAAGAGTTTTAGACATTTTGTGGGGCCAAAGAAAAAATTGTTTgcagagaaaaaaaagggggggtgcagggaaaaaaacccttttgtgTACAAACAAAATTTTTACAAAAAACATAACTCGAAAAGTTTCACAACAATTGACAGCAACAATctgcaaaacacaacaaaactaACAAGTTGAATCATACGAACTAGCACTTCTTTAGACCAATTCAGATTTCTCAATGTATTTAAAGAACATATGCAGAAAATCTAttaactactagctgtcccctgccacgaatAGCTGTGgcgtctgtgtacatgtgtttgtgtgtgtgtgtgtatttgtgtatgtgtatatttatgtggttatgtgcatacaTTGCaaagtaatgtatttttattttatttttggcattttaagtctcttcttctgtgtttttcagtgttttaatgagtgatagtcacttgttggcttgataggtgtattgtgtccaaatttggtgtcaattcgcccagtggtttttgagttatgttaatcccacaaatgaacattacatttttatttatatagactagccgtcccctgccatgcattgctgtggccctcatggaggttctgtgtgggcgGTTTGGCCCAgttatatcgttggtggggttcagaatgctctgtgattgtaggtgaactataaatcccagcaactacaactcccaaatgtcaagattctattttccccaaactccaccagtattcacatttgagcatattgagtattcatgtatagtttggtccagatccatcattgtttaagtccacggtgatccctggatgtaggtgaactacaactccaaaaccaaataacactgcccactaaacccttacagtattttctgttggtcatgagagaactgtgtgccatgtttggttcaattccattgttgttggggttcagaatgctctttgattgtaagtgaactataaatcccagcaactacaactcccaaatgacaaaatcatttttttgagtgaaggacatacattgggttgttaggtgtcttgtgtccaaatttggtgtcaatttgttcagtggtttttgagttctgctaatcccacaaacgaacattacatttttatttatatagataaaagtcCACTATGAAAACAATCTGGGTTGGATTGAGAACACACCACAATTAGAGCTGCAAGTCATCTTAGCTTACTTGTCCTACTGTTGATCTCAATATGTCTAACTGTAAGCACATGGCTAAATCTAGGTCTAATCATTTCaagacttcctttttctttttttcattcctgCCCCAAACTGCCTTCctgactttttcttcttttttcttcataGGAAATAAGAGGTCTACGAGGAACAACTACAAGGGATATCAATGTAGAAATGAATGCTGTCCCAGGACCTGACCTGACCATCCTTCTAAATAAAATGAGAGAGGAGTATGAGGCTCTGTCAGAGCAAAATCGTCAAGATGCTGAAACCTGGTTCATTGAAAAGGTATTTTTACaaggctttctctgccaaaaagtactggtgcctcactaaactatgagtcccaggattccataacattgaggcaAGGCtgacaaagtggtgtcaaactgcattcattctacaatgcaggTGCATCCtaagtccaaaactcaagaccCACACCGTGATCGTTCTTTTGTCCTGTTATGAATATCAGGTGTTCCCATTTTGCAAATAGAGGAGAACTAATATATTGTTGGAGAAAAAAATAGATTCTACAGCCCAAAGGATTTTTTATCTGATGTGAACACTGTGTGCTTAAATTCTGTTATTTAATCATTGCAGAGTAACGAATTAAATACAACAATTAGTATGAGTGCCAAGGAGACCAGCACCAACAAGAATGAGATTGCAGAGTTAAGACGTACCCTTCAGGGTCTGGAGATAGACATGAAAACTCAGCTTGCTTTGGTATGTTTTTATCTGAAAGTGTAACATACATCTTACTCAGCTACAGACCTCTCATTTATAGAACATTTTGCAAACTGTATTTCAGCTAGTTGCTAATGATTACTACACAGTGTATTCTATCTTGTGCCCtatccttagatcagtggttctcaacctgggatccccaattgtttttggcctacaactcccagaaatcccagccagtttaccagctgttaggatttctgggagttgaaggccaaaaacatctggggaccccaggttgtgaaccactgcattagattgaagaatgggattccttccacacacctgaatatatggcagtgtggactcagataacccatttcaaagcagatattgtgggattttctgccttgatattctgggttatatgggtgtgtggaagggccctgggtctacactgccatataatccaatttatgaaaacagattatctgcttcgaactgaattatgattctacactgccatataatccagttcaaaacagacaacCTGGATTcagaatctggattatctggcagtgtatatGGGGCCTCAGGGTGCTTCCAAACAGGCATTTATCTTTATCCTGTgaacatttgcattttaaaaatgcaaatattccTGGGGGCCCATCcgcacacaccccagaaagcctGTGATTTCAGGGGTGGGTATCCAGATGTTCTCCCTGAACTTTGTGGGAGAACACCcggacactctaaccccctccccaaccccccaaccccccccccccaaaaagcactgtaaaaagcaaaataatttaTCCAGTCTCCATTAGATGGCTGCCAGAGCTCTTCTGGTGCCTAGAAATGAtgggccaggagaaagggggcaggagcaattttactccccccccccctttctcctggcacaccaggagagctctggcagccctctaatggaggctgggtaagttctttttgttttttgcagtgCTTTGGGGGCCTTTTTGGGAGGGGGTTAGTGTTCTCACAGTTTTCCGGGtgaatttagcctggaaaaccatgagactactgtctggactgcagtccagacaccagaagtagtgggtttatcccatgccttccaagaaggcacggaataaacccactaacaaattaattctccacaaacctgtttttcctggtttgtggtgaattaattcgggtTAGTCCAAGACGGCATCTGGACACCCTCCCTTTAATTGCAGTAACTCCTatattaaaggggctgtctggatgcgccctgagtccacactgccatatattccagttcaaagaagataatgtgggattttattcagctgtgtgcagGGACCTCGGTTAAACTTTGTAAGGCAGCAATCTGTGTGCTACAATTGGCTGGTTTGCACACTGCTATCCACTGATATTTATAAGCAAAGCTTAAGACAATTCCCACTGCCATCCTAAAAAATGCATACAGAATTGCTCTTATAATATTAATGGAATTGCTATATTTGGTGAGTGCAGAATAGAGATTATAATTACAAAACACATGAGTGGCTTGAGACTTGCAAGTCTGAGGTTTCAGACAATCTGCAATTATATACTTATGATTCTTACTAAAGAGCTTCTTCCTGGAAGTGTTAGACTAACAGGGGAAAACATTAGACAGCACGTAATCTCAAACTATTTTTGTGGACCTTAGATCAAAATATTTTCAGGTATAGCCATATtcttttaaaacaggggtccttgAACATTATGAGTAGAGGGCTGGTTCACGGTCCCTAAAACTGTTGGGGGCGAGGGGTGGAcaatagtttgggggggggggggaatcatgaacgaattcctatgcaccctgcacatatcttatctgtagtgcaaaaaaattgaaagaacaatgcaatatttaaaatgaagaacaattgtaagCAACATAAAGTCACCAGTACCTCAGTGAGAAATGTGGCTTTGCTTTTGGTTCATGAGATAGTTAAATTAATCATAGGTGAGGTAGGAAGCAAGCTTTTCATACCAATCAAAAATTGTTGAGGATGTGAAGATTGAAGCTGGTCAAAGATATCCAACTGGCCAAAGATTTGGAGGGGAAAAGATTGGGAAAATGTTATTTAATGGAAATGTCAATCTAAGACATTTTTGAATAGCAACTCTGAAATGCTGCCTTACGTTATGCTTGCATGAGTGTGCCCGGTTTTCCTTTTTAGAGACAATCTTTTGAAACCACACTGGCTGAGACTGAAGGCCATTACTGTTCCCAGCTCTTGCAAATGCAAGAGCTCATTACCAATACGGAGGCCCAAGTACAACAAGTGAGAGATGATATGGAGTCCCAGAATGCAGACTATAGAGAACTCTTGGATGTCAAGATCCATCTTGAGTATGAAATCGAGACCTATCGGCATCTGATTGATGGAGAAGGaaggtaaaaataaaaaatgtgggAAAATACACATCCTAATGGTGCCCATAAAGCAGCAATATCtttgaagctttatttatacAGCCTTAGTATTGCTGGCAGTGTTGGAAACTACTGGCTGTTGAACATCAAACATTCTCTAAGCTAAGATTAAATGTACAAACCATGTGAGTTCCATGGTGTGTTGAGGCAGTGTGCCACTTGATTTATGTTTGAACAGGCTCATTCTTTCATGCAATAGTTCAGGCCAATCAGCACTAACAAAGTTGCATGTATAGACAACGATGTCTTTGGTTCCAACAGAACTCTGTATCTGATACATACTTGCCTGTGTCATTTTCAGCCTTAAATTATTTATCTTCCGCAATGCAAAACCATGGCCACTCAGAAATGACCTAAACCACATTTGGtccctttaaatcagtggttctcaacctggggtccccagatgtttttggcctacaactcccagaaattccagctagtttaccagctgttaggatttctaggagttgaaggccaaaaacatctggggaccccaggttgagaaccactgctgtaaatgaAAATTTGTAAAGTTATGGGGAAGTCATTTCTGACTGGATCTTATGAGGACTGAGAATTTAAATGTCAGCAGGAAACACTATTCTTAGAAAACTAGAAAATCAATTGAAAGTTTTAGAAATCGAAAGGACTTGCTAGACTTTGACCTTTGAAAAGCTGCTGTTCTCTACCCCAATTACACCCTACAAGGTAGCTATAACTTACAAAAGCAAACCTACAAGTGTCCAATAAAAGGTAAGTTCTACAGAGTTCAATGAATAAATGTATATCTGGTTGGAAGATCAGCTTTCTCAGATTCAGTCCAAGGTTAATTGGTAAGTGGGGATTTGAGTTTAGTCATctgaatcctagtccaacactacaccatgctggcacaTGCAAAACAGTCAGCATTGGAGGCCAACGCAAGTCtgctaaaatattatatatagggTATAAACAAAGGGGAAGATATGGTCCAttacatattttaattttatgataATTCCAGTCAGATATTTTTGGAATTATCTGAAACAGAAGAAGGCTGTCCAGATTACTCTACTTCCTGATAATAACACACTCACAGAGTTGACATTATTCATCATAACTGCAAGAAAGTTATGCAAGCAATTCAAATATTGTCTGAGACAGCCTTTAACTGCAGAAAGGATCATTTGTTTTAAAATTCACTTGCCCAGAATCTTATTAGTATAATGTTTCAACTCTATAAAGATCTATGTGCTATAAGCCATAGATGTTTTATATTGACATGCTATCAACATATGAAATAGAACTCAGTAACAGCAACAACAGCCATCATATTATGTTTTACAGTGAATTTGTCAACAGAGACACAAAAACATTGGGATCTGGAACAGGATTGGGATTAAGAGGTACAGAATATGACACAAGAGGCCTTGGATCAGAAATCGACTCCACTTCTAGTGGAACTACAGCTATAGACACCAATTCCACATCCAAAGAAAAAGATAAAGGTCAGTGTTGGAGATTTGAAATTGAAAGGCTTTTGGTTAATTCCAACAGAGCATTTAGcaggctctctctctcactcacacacacacacacatctacaagTTATAATTGTTtccggcttacaagttataattGTTTCCGATttgtgtggtatttactttgGACTTCATTCTGGTCTTGATCTTACACAATAAAGACACAAGGAGTCATTCAATAGGTGTTGCTATGGCTGGGCAGCCAGGATGTTGAAGACTTATGGTACAAATTAATTTCACTTTAAAACTTCCATTTAAAAAACCCTCACATTATATGGCAATTTTATGTGGAGTTTTGGTGTTGATGacgcctttttttttttgtcaaagatGGGAAAATGTGCAAGCATTTTTAGCAAACTTATCATTCAGTGACTCTTTCCCTCTTCCATTCTATCAATACAGAAGAAAGAAGAGGTGCATCAGAAGGAGTTACCTGTGTAGCATTTGGAGTAATAAAATTTTAAGACACCAATAAGGTGGATTTAGACATCCACATTACATGGTACAATTTCATCAACATCTTTGACTAAATGGTGTATCGGCTGATGGGAAGAATCTCACAGCTGTTGCAGTTCACAAATGGGATTGTGTCCTGTTTGTGTGAGAAACATCAAGTATCTTTTTCCAGTAGATTGTTAcctattatattattttctagATTTAGCAGATAACTAACATTATTTGTGCAAAATACTAAAAACTGTCCAGGATGCTACATAAAGTTCTACTAGGCATTACTCTGCATTCATCACATCCATGGAtgtggaggcgggggggggggggggataagcaacatcttgttatgtttctgcATCCAGATTCATACACCATCCCAGATAACTGCCAAGAAGCCCAAGTAGTTACCTGGTTTTTTTGTGCATTAGCTTCATAAATAGAACCTAGAACCAACAAAGAGGCAGGCAGTACCTAGCCACATCTCACCCTTCAGCTACTAAATGGCTGTGGAGGAAAATCCTCAGTTAACAGGGAggtaaatgataataattgtggatggaggtattGAATGACACCATCCGTAACAACCATTAAAAGGGCACATACAGATGTAATATGATGTATGTCATTAACATGATTCTGGGCactaaaaccattttaaaatttaattcagCAATGAAAGGAACTGAGAAACTAAAAATCATGGCAAactgcactcaaacaatgaactATACTGGAAGACCCAAAATGTCCACATGTTCTGATCGTTTTCTATTTGATTGGAAGATAAATTTGTCATTGAAAAATACTGTAGACATAATAAATTCCAAGGTAACACTTCCATTTACATGGGATGAAGAGAACAAGTTCAAAAAGCAATAAAAGAGGATCTATCAGTTAAAGAGGTGAAGATAGGTGAGGTTTCTGTTGGACAAAGTGAGATGTCTACTCTTGAGAAATGGACACAAGGAGCAGTTAATTGGAACTCCAGCCAGGGGACTCTCCGCCCCAATCCCAGAGACTTACTTGCGGCTTTCTAGCTCTGGCAAATACTGTAGCTGGAAAGTAGCTTGCTGAGGTCCCACTTCATTGTACAAATTAGGAcctatatacattttatattctGTAAGTGTTTTATCCAAAAAATACTGttggagattttaaaaattaattacctGTACtcttcttttgtttgtttcagaAACAAAGAGAACTAGAGTGATTAAAACAATCATTGAGGAATTAGATGAACATGGGCGAGTAACATCCTCCAAGGTGCAGTCTGTCGAAAAAAAGACAGTGATATAAGCATCAAAATGCTATCGAGAAGGACTTTTCAGATTCTAATAATGCCACGGCACCATAAGAAagcatgcattttattttcattaatGGTTCTACATACTGAGGAATTTTTCATTTCCTTAATAAGAAGTGTACGTCTAGACATCCTGGCTGTTCTCCTTAGAATTTGCTTAGATTAAAAATATCCTCCATCACTTGTTAATGTATTTTCTTCTTCCTGGAATTACTTAAAACTACCTTAATTGGTTTCAGATAAATGTATTTCCAAACCTGATTTTGTGGAACACAAACAGTTTGTTCCATTACCTTCTTCCAAACCCCTACATTACAAGGGACTTTGTCGGATTGTGTTACATGACTGCTGTGCATGATAGACtcacaatatattgtcgaaggctttcatggccagaatcactgggttgttgtaggtttttccgggctatatggccatgttctagaggctttttctcctgacatttcacctgcatctatggcacacatcctcagaggtagtgatgtctgttggaactaggaaaaaagggtttatacatctgtggaatgaccagggtgggacaaaggactcttgtctactggagctactTCAGCAGAgtacttcaaccaaagaagtcagccatagcagagcacctgatgaaccaacctggacacagcatattatttgagaacacagaaatgctggaccactcgcacaaccaccatgtcagactacacagagaagccactgaaatctgcaagcatgtggacaattcacTTCActtcagtttcaacagaaaggaggaaaccatgaaaatgaacaaaatttggctaccaatattaaaaaaactctaaaattacaacagcaaaacaacagagagtaaacaatcaggcacatctaatcacctctcaacaaaagattcccccaggcactgccaagccatcaaatgctaattaaggtggtcagttgaaacattcacacctagctccagcagacaagagtctttgtcccaccgtggtcattccacagatatataaacccttttttcctagttccaacagacctcactacctctgaggatgcgtgccatagaggcaggcaaaacgtcaggagaaaatgcctctagaacatggccatacagcccggaaaaacctacaacaacccagactcaCAATACTTTGCAACTGCTTAGTATCTTGGAATATTTTCTCCCTAATTCTGACAACTGTTTGAAATTTCCTGCATCAGGTTGAAATAAATCATTCTGAGGCACAACAATGTCAAAATATGGGTTTTGGGGTTGAGTTCAGTATAAAGTTCAAGGCCAAAGGTCTGTGTCTTTTCATTGCAATCCAGCCATCTTTCCTGTGATCTGCTGTGCTGGTACACTGAAGCATCTGTAATCCCAAGCATATCTCAGTTAAGACGTCTACTTTCAAAAGGATCAGAATGACTAAGCAGTGCTTCATGAAGGACTTACAAGAAAAGGCCATTTAGTGCCAATGTTGGTTTTGGAATATCCTACCTAGTTAATGCTGTAGTGGGACACATCTGCCTGGTCTTGTCTTGAGTTTATACTAAATTACATGGGAAATGAGATCAGTGGGGTGTGATAATGAATCTTCAAGGTGGCTGAAGCAAAATTCTCACATAGACGCAATACCTCATCTTACTGCAGTAGCTCCAGTGCCCCTTCACAACTCAACacagttgtattgtcgaaggctttcatggccggaatcactgggttgttgtaggtttttccaggttatatggccatgttctagaggcattttctcctgacgttttgcctgcatctatggcaagcatcctcagaggtagtgtttcctcatttgtatcctgcccatcCAAGTGAGCTTCTATACTCCTCATAGAAAAATCTATCACTTTTGCTTTCTTCCCTATTGGAATTGAATTTCAAACATCAACTTCTTGCTCTGTCTCAAATCTGAAAGAAATATATGCAAAtgttgaattaataataataataataataataataataataatagactctggcacaaaccagtaaaggtggtcccagtggtgatcggcacattgggtgcagtgcctaaagaccttggcctgcacttaaacacaatcggtgctgacaaga containing:
- the LOC132779621 gene encoding keratin, type I cytoskeletal 12-like; its protein translation is MSYFGRGSRQVFSSHNGGTSSKLSSCGAYGLGGGSTAGSFCSWGAGSGWGGIGAGTGGSFHIYNSSGSLGIDGGLLSGGEKETMQNLNDRLASYLAKVHALEEANSELEQKIKNWYEKTAVQTDGRFRDYSKYYTSIDELRNKIISASVSNANIILQIDNARLAADDFRMKYENEVFFRQSIEADINGLHKVLDEVILSKSDLEIQIESLIEELAFLKKNHDEEIRGLRGTTTRDINVEMNAVPGPDLTILLNKMREEYEALSEQNRQDAETWFIEKSNELNTTISMSAKETSTNKNEIAELRRTLQGLEIDMKTQLALRQSFETTLAETEGHYCSQLLQMQELITNTEAQVQQVRDDMESQNADYRELLDVKIHLEYEIETYRHLIDGEGSEFVNRDTKTLGSGTGLGLRGTEYDTRGLGSEIDSTSSGTTAIDTNSTSKEKDKETKRTRVIKTIIEELDEHGRVTSSKVQSVEKKTVI